The Mycetohabitans endofungorum genome contains a region encoding:
- a CDS encoding phage late control D family protein, with product MTASSSRHTPRIARVHPQPDYQILLDGRDLSRRLMPRLVSLCLSESRSDEADTIDLVLDDSTNDLAIPNRGARIKVALGWVGEPLIDKGSFVVNEVEHSGSPDILTVRARSAAMTSGMQERREKSWHRQTIGSIVRTIAARYALTPAVGDALAKILIEHIDQTHESDMSFLTRLAKRYDAVMNVKDLHLLFMPIGSGRTVSGKPLDVLELTRASGDSHRYHVSERENYAAVRAHYHVNGRAKRQSVIVGGQNNKNVKVLPEEYATQAEARAAAQAEFNRMQRSQATLSYTLAHGRAELFPEMPVTVSGFKPEIDETPWLVKQALHTIGEGGFTTALELEVRGDPTTDRHRSHFRKGRP from the coding sequence ATGACGGCGTCGTCGAGCAGACACACGCCGCGCATTGCGCGTGTTCATCCGCAACCCGACTACCAGATTTTGCTGGACGGCCGTGACCTGTCGCGCCGCCTTATGCCACGGCTCGTATCGCTGTGTCTGTCGGAGTCAAGATCGGACGAAGCCGACACGATCGACCTCGTGCTTGACGACTCAACAAACGACCTGGCGATCCCTAACCGCGGCGCGCGGATTAAGGTGGCGCTCGGATGGGTAGGCGAGCCGCTGATCGACAAAGGCAGCTTCGTGGTGAACGAAGTCGAGCACAGCGGCAGCCCCGACATCCTCACCGTCCGTGCACGTTCTGCGGCGATGACCAGCGGCATGCAGGAGCGGCGTGAGAAAAGCTGGCACCGGCAGACAATCGGCTCGATCGTGCGCACGATCGCCGCGCGCTACGCGCTGACCCCAGCGGTCGGCGACGCGCTCGCGAAAATCTTAATCGAGCACATCGACCAGACGCACGAATCTGACATGTCGTTTCTCACGCGCTTGGCCAAACGCTATGACGCGGTGATGAACGTCAAAGACCTGCACTTGCTGTTCATGCCGATCGGCAGCGGACGCACGGTAAGCGGCAAGCCGCTCGACGTGCTTGAACTGACACGTGCCAGTGGTGACAGCCATCGCTACCACGTGTCCGAGCGCGAGAACTACGCGGCCGTGCGGGCGCACTACCACGTCAACGGGCGCGCAAAGCGCCAGTCCGTGATCGTCGGCGGCCAGAACAACAAGAACGTCAAGGTGCTGCCCGAGGAGTACGCGACGCAAGCGGAAGCACGCGCGGCGGCGCAAGCCGAATTTAACCGGATGCAGCGCAGTCAGGCGACGTTAAGCTACACGCTGGCGCACGGCCGCGCCGAACTGTTCCCCGAGATGCCCGTCACGGTGTCAGGCTTTAAACCGGAAATCGACGAAACGCCCTGGCTGGTGAAGCAGGCCCTGCACACCATCGGCGAAGGCGGATTTACCACCGCGCTTGAACTGGAGGTGCGCGGCGATCCCACCACCGACCGACACCGATCGCATTTCCGCAAAGGCCGGCCCTAG
- a CDS encoding BrnT family toxin, whose product MKAIFDPAKNEVNKCKHGVSMELAHSIDWSMVWCFADDRADYGELREIGYAVINERLYCVVFTQRGDTFRVISLRKANNREINRYEQAIDVDS is encoded by the coding sequence ATGAAGGCGATCTTTGACCCCGCGAAAAATGAAGTCAACAAGTGCAAACACGGTGTTTCGATGGAGTTGGCACACTCTATCGATTGGTCAATGGTCTGGTGTTTCGCTGACGATCGTGCCGACTACGGCGAGTTGCGCGAGATCGGTTACGCGGTAATCAATGAGCGCCTTTACTGCGTGGTGTTCACGCAGCGCGGCGACACGTTTCGTGTGATCAGTTTACGCAAAGCCAATAACCGGGAGATTAACCGTTATGAACAAGCGATCGACGTTGATTCGTAA
- a CDS encoding BrnA antitoxin family protein codes for MNKRSTLIRNTAQEEAAIERGIAADPDTFVPTDEQFAQMKRRGGRPKLEQPKIAVTVRYDADVLQQFRASGDGWQTRMNNALREWLKTHPV; via the coding sequence ATGAACAAGCGATCGACGTTGATTCGTAACACTGCGCAGGAAGAAGCTGCGATCGAACGCGGCATTGCCGCTGACCCCGACACGTTCGTGCCCACCGACGAACAATTTGCGCAAATGAAGCGACGTGGTGGGCGGCCGAAACTGGAACAGCCCAAAATCGCTGTGACGGTTCGTTACGACGCGGACGTGCTCCAGCAGTTTCGGGCGAGCGGCGACGGCTGGCAAACTCGTATGAACAATGCGCTGCGCGAGTGGCTTAAAACGCATCCAGTCTGA
- a CDS encoding helix-turn-helix domain-containing protein codes for MSNVGTRLREERLRLGLSQEEFAAVGGVLRRAQSNYESDERSPDAKYLSAVVDVGVDLLYVLRGVRQPSSALAGAGASTEADRNEQDLVDNYRQLNEAGKVALQVFLSTCLKFPTMSATSTPRRAKRLAKNRRAMFGQRTAENVERAKLEIERLRRERAAKTKNK; via the coding sequence ATGAGCAATGTAGGCACGCGATTACGAGAGGAACGTTTGCGCCTCGGGCTAAGCCAGGAGGAGTTTGCGGCGGTGGGGGGAGTATTGCGCCGCGCGCAGTCGAACTACGAATCGGACGAGCGCTCACCCGATGCCAAATATCTAAGCGCTGTGGTGGATGTGGGTGTGGATTTGCTCTACGTGTTGCGGGGAGTAAGACAGCCAAGCAGTGCATTGGCCGGAGCAGGTGCCTCGACCGAAGCTGATAGAAATGAGCAAGATCTAGTCGATAACTACCGTCAACTCAATGAAGCCGGGAAGGTCGCACTGCAAGTGTTTCTATCGACCTGTCTGAAGTTTCCCACGATGAGTGCGACGTCGACGCCACGACGCGCGAAGCGTTTAGCAAAGAATCGCCGTGCGATGTTTGGTCAGCGTACGGCTGAGAACGTCGAACGGGCGAAATTGGAAATCGAGCGCTTGCGTCGCGAGCGGGCAGCTAAAACAAAAAATAAGTAG
- a CDS encoding helix-turn-helix domain-containing protein: protein MKTFGTRLREERLRLGLSQEEFAAVGKVGRGAQANYESGERSPDAKYLVAVAELGIDLLYIVTGTRQVESGYHEAAPAETTSAEERELIESYRSLTEVGKAALQVFLATCLKSPRMSATSRPRRAKRLAENRRATLDQRTAENVEQAKLEIERLRWERAAKAKGK from the coding sequence ATGAAAACATTTGGTACACGTCTTCGTGAAGAGCGACTGCGTCTTGGGCTCAGTCAGGAAGAGTTTGCTGCCGTAGGGAAAGTAGGGCGAGGGGCGCAGGCGAATTACGAGTCCGGCGAGCGATCACCCGATGCGAAGTACTTGGTCGCTGTCGCTGAGCTTGGTATCGACTTGCTTTATATAGTGACCGGGACCAGACAGGTGGAATCCGGGTACCATGAGGCGGCACCTGCTGAGACCACTAGCGCCGAAGAGCGCGAATTGATTGAGAGCTACCGAAGCTTGACTGAAGTCGGGAAGGCCGCCCTGCAGGTGTTTCTCGCGACCTGTCTGAAGTCGCCCCGGATGAGTGCGACGTCGAGGCCACGACGCGCGAAGCGTCTAGCAGAGAATCGCCGTGCGACGCTTGATCAACGTACTGCTGAGAACGTCGAACAGGCAAAATTGGAAATCGAGCGCTTGCGTTGGGAGCGGGCAGCTAAAGCAAAAGGCAAGTAG
- a CDS encoding helix-turn-helix domain-containing protein yields the protein MDVNVFYGILMDGIGKRLRSERMRLGLSQPEFAALGGLKHKTQLNYEADVSVPDARYLLALREVGVDIWYVLTGEVSCSSLVEDESEVVDGYRKLNEAGKAAVQTFISSCVHTGSMTLDADPNSPDRRVKRLAENRRAALDQRMAENVERAMAEIERQRRERAAKTKKG from the coding sequence ATGGATGTCAATGTGTTTTATGGAATTTTAATGGATGGCATAGGGAAGCGGTTACGTAGCGAGCGGATGAGGTTGGGCCTAAGCCAGCCAGAATTTGCGGCGCTAGGTGGGCTGAAACACAAAACTCAGCTCAATTACGAAGCGGACGTCAGTGTGCCGGACGCGCGGTACCTGCTCGCATTGCGCGAAGTAGGTGTTGATATTTGGTATGTACTGACGGGCGAGGTAAGCTGTTCATCACTTGTCGAAGACGAAAGCGAAGTCGTTGATGGCTATCGAAAGCTGAACGAAGCGGGAAAAGCCGCAGTTCAGACCTTCATTTCTAGTTGCGTCCATACTGGATCAATGACGCTTGACGCCGACCCAAACTCGCCCGATAGACGAGTTAAACGCCTAGCCGAAAACCGGCGGGCAGCCCTTGATCAGCGTATGGCAGAAAATGTTGAGCGTGCAATGGCTGAGATCGAGCGACAACGTAGAGAGCGGGCCGCGAAGACAAAAAAAGGTTGA
- a CDS encoding ogr/Delta-like zinc finger family protein: MRILNRCPHCRTRANARSSREMSLTFREVTYQCTNAQCGHTYVVNMEFARTLSPSATPNLSLNLPLSPHVRSQLAQQLELLA; this comes from the coding sequence ATGCGGATCCTGAATCGTTGTCCACATTGCCGCACGCGCGCCAACGCGCGCAGTAGTCGCGAAATGTCGTTGACCTTTCGTGAGGTTACTTACCAGTGCACCAACGCGCAGTGCGGCCACACTTATGTCGTGAACATGGAGTTCGCCCGCACGCTTTCTCCGTCTGCAACGCCCAACTTGTCGTTGAATCTGCCGCTGTCGCCACATGTGCGTAGTCAGCTTGCGCAACAGCTAGAACTGTTGGCCTAG
- a CDS encoding toprim domain-containing protein, with product MASIDELKQRIDLHDLADRLGLRRGRGGDKALYHSPQHEDKSPSLSIYVNHPKHGTGWRDHSADAGGSCIDLVIHARGGTVADAVRYLHDAYGIPLDRPTHAEHREKSTVEYIADRCLAERDRVRGYLSGRGICAAAMDTAIAARTLGFNTWTSSKVAAGEVGHAGPAAAFIVRAPGDGRVVAVDMRYVDPTLNGGVKTQTQGDKAGYGWSADPRQLDKAKRVFIVESAINALSVDTCAMSGTAALALRGLANVNDIDFAFLRGKQVVICLDNDEPFSDDHPRAGHRPGPEAAWALYERLTSLNISAVLVDQAGWLADLADGETTRKPINDVNDYLQLRGPTELARALEQIEPWLIAGLAGDATRRGRPRIFLPSHDFAQYWRFRVRPDFTSYITKMDRNEESGVETPVMTDLCGFRIAGISRVSVASATSTMTGDADQAPTVYFAVSVQAPRHGAQLIRRVMLDDQLHNVDQWGKFGPIWAPAPFKRMVNILERGANLGARQAANFVGLAWRDGRLIVNEGPDCYFTEADKQCPYHNLTFPSGPVSDARRVITAYQTTFKQNAATIPLVWSLGGHLKALLGFWPHITIQANKGAGKSTLIKRLERSLAFTMFSGQSLQTEFRLLTSISHTSHPVGWEELSARRQDVIDKAVGLLQENYQYTVTRRGTDMTEYLLCAPVMLAGEDVPVRSLLGKLVRTTLTGKRGPLLPDNLPRFPVRQWLEFLASLNKQAVLEQYAKLRDMALAHCRASGEDDGAKRMAGNYAAVALAWRYLTEFAGMDPSEGDFPRDLLTEMNGHIAETSADREPWVWIMETVLSEIDGGNYKHPFTFDTVDGEFCLLLRTGHVMDHIAHTSSLRDKWNGLPVKSDRVFKAQLKHAGVVVGDKEVERRIYTRRVPYLTPISLERLTGFGLHVSIREDLATDALARGHV from the coding sequence ATGGCCTCGATCGACGAACTGAAACAACGCATCGACCTGCACGACCTCGCCGATCGGCTCGGCCTAAGGCGCGGTCGCGGCGGCGACAAGGCGCTCTATCACTCCCCGCAGCACGAGGACAAGAGCCCGTCCCTGTCGATCTATGTGAACCATCCGAAGCACGGCACCGGCTGGCGCGACCACAGCGCCGACGCCGGCGGCTCGTGCATCGACTTGGTGATCCACGCCCGTGGCGGCACCGTCGCCGACGCCGTGCGCTACCTGCACGATGCCTACGGTATCCCACTGGACCGGCCAACGCACGCCGAGCACCGCGAGAAATCGACCGTCGAATACATCGCCGATCGGTGCTTGGCCGAACGCGATCGCGTGCGCGGCTACCTCAGTGGCCGCGGTATCTGCGCCGCGGCGATGGACACGGCGATCGCCGCGCGCACCCTGGGCTTCAACACCTGGACGAGCTCGAAGGTCGCCGCCGGCGAGGTCGGCCACGCCGGCCCGGCCGCCGCGTTCATCGTGCGCGCGCCGGGCGACGGCCGCGTCGTCGCCGTCGATATGCGCTATGTCGATCCCACACTCAACGGTGGCGTTAAGACGCAGACGCAGGGCGACAAAGCCGGTTACGGCTGGAGCGCTGATCCTCGCCAGCTCGACAAGGCGAAGCGCGTGTTCATCGTCGAAAGCGCGATCAATGCGCTGTCGGTCGATACCTGCGCAATGTCCGGTACCGCCGCGCTCGCGCTGCGCGGCCTCGCTAACGTCAACGACATCGACTTCGCGTTCCTGCGCGGCAAACAAGTCGTCATTTGCCTGGACAACGACGAGCCGTTCTCGGACGACCACCCGCGCGCCGGCCACCGGCCGGGGCCTGAAGCTGCGTGGGCACTCTACGAGCGGCTCACGAGCCTAAATATCAGTGCCGTGCTCGTTGACCAGGCCGGCTGGCTCGCTGACCTCGCGGACGGCGAGACGACACGCAAACCGATCAATGATGTGAACGACTACCTGCAACTGCGCGGCCCGACCGAGCTAGCGCGCGCGCTTGAGCAGATCGAGCCCTGGCTGATCGCAGGCCTGGCCGGCGACGCCACGCGCCGCGGCCGGCCACGCATCTTTCTGCCGTCGCACGACTTCGCGCAATACTGGCGCTTTCGCGTACGCCCGGACTTCACCAGCTACATCACAAAAATGGACCGCAACGAGGAATCCGGCGTTGAAACGCCCGTGATGACGGATCTGTGCGGCTTTCGCATCGCCGGTATCAGCCGCGTGTCGGTCGCAAGCGCAACGTCAACGATGACGGGCGACGCCGACCAAGCGCCGACCGTCTACTTCGCCGTGTCCGTGCAGGCGCCACGGCACGGCGCGCAGCTGATCCGCCGCGTGATGCTTGACGACCAGCTGCACAACGTCGACCAGTGGGGCAAGTTCGGCCCGATCTGGGCGCCAGCGCCGTTCAAGCGCATGGTCAACATCCTGGAGCGCGGCGCCAACCTCGGCGCGCGCCAGGCGGCAAACTTCGTCGGGCTCGCATGGCGCGACGGCCGACTAATCGTCAACGAAGGCCCAGACTGCTATTTCACCGAAGCAGACAAACAATGTCCGTATCACAATCTGACGTTCCCAAGCGGCCCAGTCAGCGACGCGCGCCGCGTCATCACCGCCTACCAAACGACGTTTAAACAGAACGCCGCGACAATCCCGCTTGTGTGGTCGCTGGGCGGCCATCTAAAAGCACTGCTCGGCTTCTGGCCACATATCACGATCCAGGCGAACAAGGGTGCAGGTAAGTCAACGCTGATCAAGCGGCTCGAACGCTCGCTTGCATTCACAATGTTCTCCGGGCAGTCGCTGCAAACGGAATTTCGCCTGCTGACCAGCATTAGCCACACGAGCCACCCGGTCGGATGGGAAGAGCTGTCCGCGCGCCGGCAGGACGTGATCGATAAGGCGGTTGGGCTGCTGCAAGAGAATTACCAGTACACCGTCACGCGCCGCGGCACCGATATGACCGAATACCTGCTGTGCGCACCGGTGATGCTGGCCGGCGAGGACGTACCGGTACGCAGTCTGCTCGGCAAACTCGTGCGCACGACGCTGACCGGCAAACGTGGCCCGCTGCTGCCCGACAATCTGCCGCGCTTTCCGGTCCGGCAATGGCTCGAATTCCTCGCCAGCCTGAACAAGCAGGCTGTGCTTGAGCAATACGCGAAGCTGCGCGACATGGCGCTGGCCCATTGCCGCGCGAGCGGCGAGGACGACGGCGCCAAGCGCATGGCCGGTAACTACGCGGCCGTCGCGCTCGCCTGGCGCTACCTGACCGAGTTCGCCGGCATGGACCCGAGCGAAGGCGACTTCCCGCGCGACCTGCTCACCGAGATGAACGGCCACATCGCCGAGACGAGCGCCGACCGCGAGCCATGGGTCTGGATCATGGAAACCGTGCTGTCCGAGATCGACGGCGGCAATTACAAGCATCCGTTCACGTTCGACACTGTCGATGGTGAGTTCTGTCTGCTGCTGCGCACCGGTCACGTGATGGACCACATCGCGCACACGAGCAGCCTACGTGATAAGTGGAACGGCCTGCCGGTAAAGTCCGACCGCGTATTCAAAGCGCAGCTCAAGCACGCCGGTGTCGTCGTCGGCGACAAGGAAGTGGAGCGTCGCATCTATACCCGTCGTGTGCCGTATCTCACACCGATCTCACTCGAACGCTTAACCGGCTTCGGCCTGCATGTGTCCATTCGTGAAGACTTGGCAACCGACGCGCTTGCAAGGGGGCACGTATGA
- a CDS encoding helix-turn-helix domain-containing protein — MFKIKWLNLKNCLIHHSMSCAACPPPAQPENEAITMRTMSLEDAAAWLFTTPETVSECIKHHGLPAAKIGRAWVLVDVDVIDWLRRQYEKAGGKCGSTNGKKMGPGGLTSASTARELDDLLAPRIAGRRKNLPPRLRAITGGKKSSVSDRP, encoded by the coding sequence TTGTTTAAAATCAAATGGTTAAATTTGAAAAACTGTCTCATCCATCATTCCATGAGTTGCGCTGCCTGTCCCCCTCCCGCACAGCCTGAAAACGAGGCAATCACGATGCGCACAATGAGTCTGGAAGACGCAGCAGCGTGGCTGTTCACCACGCCCGAGACGGTGTCCGAATGCATCAAGCACCACGGTCTACCGGCCGCAAAGATTGGCCGAGCGTGGGTACTCGTGGACGTCGACGTGATAGATTGGCTCAGACGGCAATACGAAAAAGCAGGCGGGAAATGCGGTTCTACAAACGGCAAAAAAATGGGCCCTGGTGGTTTGACCTCAGCCTCGACGGCTCGCGAATTAGACGATCTTCTGGCACCTCGGATCGCCGGGAGGCGGAAGAATTTGCCGCCAAGGTTGCGAGCGATTACTGGCGGCAAAAAAAGCTCGGTGAGCGACCGGCCGTGA
- the esaR gene encoding response regulator transcription factor EsaR, whose amino-acid sequence MATILVVDDEMGIRELLSEILSDEGHAVDVAENAQQAREYRQQSTPDLVLLDIWMPDTDGVTLLKEWTAQGQLTMPVIMMSGHATIDTAVEATKIGALNFLEKPIALQKLLSAVEQGLARGEAAPSATAASKPPVPATQTIAGAAALPVADALDAASNGVAGVPTTAISFDIPLRDARDAFERAYFEYHLARENGSMTRVAEKTGLERTHLYRKLKQLGVELGKNKSE is encoded by the coding sequence ATGGCAACCATTCTGGTGGTAGACGACGAAATGGGTATCCGAGAATTGCTCTCGGAGATCCTGAGCGACGAAGGACATGCTGTCGACGTCGCCGAAAACGCACAACAGGCACGGGAGTATCGGCAGCAATCGACGCCGGACCTCGTACTGCTTGACATCTGGATGCCGGATACTGATGGTGTGACGCTGCTCAAGGAATGGACGGCACAGGGCCAACTAACGATGCCGGTCATCATGATGTCAGGGCATGCGACGATCGACACCGCGGTCGAGGCGACGAAGATTGGTGCGTTGAATTTCCTCGAAAAGCCGATTGCGCTGCAGAAGCTGTTGAGTGCGGTCGAACAAGGGCTGGCGCGCGGAGAGGCCGCACCGTCGGCGACGGCGGCCAGCAAGCCGCCCGTGCCGGCGACGCAAACGATCGCCGGGGCGGCAGCGTTGCCGGTCGCGGACGCATTGGATGCCGCGTCCAATGGTGTGGCAGGCGTGCCGACCACGGCCATCTCGTTCGACATTCCGCTGCGCGATGCGCGCGACGCGTTCGAGCGTGCGTATTTTGAATATCACCTCGCGCGTGAGAATGGCAGCATGACGCGCGTTGCGGAAAAGACCGGGTTGGAGCGTACCCATCTGTATCGTAAGCTTAAGCAGCTTGGCGTCGAACTGGGCAAGAACAAGTCGGAATAA
- a CDS encoding sensor histidine kinase: MRFKSLLVRLLIGTFVLTALLLLGLLALASANTEFFDRYYSWLYTANFVVALIFMLIVGGLVWIIVSRLRQGRFGTRLLAKLAVFFALVGVLPGGIIYLVSLQFVSRSIESWFDVNIETALTSGLNLGRGMLDASLSDLQNKGRLMADQLANTDPSNMTLTLLRLRDQFGVHDATIVEPARSVSGATGEMRVIAQASSNFAALLPDDLPTPLVLGQARERGYAAVEGEIDNSGAGAHTAAKDVLRLRVVVRIPSTDTSALQPSERFLQLAQPVPSSLAHNADAVQRAYREYQEKALGRTGLRKMYIGTLTLALFLATFTAMMLALALGNQLARPLFLLAQGTKEVARGDYTPKREIKTNDELGFLTQSFNAMTRQLSDARAAVERNQIELEHSKAYLESILANLTAGVFVFDHQFRLTTANRGAERIFRQPFDALLGVPLEQITVLAAFGAMIRKAFAERDAARSPEQGLPPDTGHWQQQIAIEVSGESDPLTLLVRGSRLAQPGLAHAPQMGAAGYVVVFDDISDLISAQRSIAWGEVARRLAHEIKNPLTPIQLSAERLQMKLGDKLAPEDAGFLKRSATTIVNQVAAMKRMVDDFREYARTPPAVLVNLQLNELVTEVLTLYGIEDGKGPLKVALSALPVIKGDPTQLRQVVHNLLQNALDAVADVPSPHILLETRTVEYGEPDAQGQSRVAVRLAVSDNGPGFPARILARAFEPYVTTKAKGTGLGLATVKKIIDEHGARIDIRNRTKPGERGVAGAQISILFLQLADGVDAPDPLGDTRTPQSAAAAKDTAHTKAIAATAQTKVA; encoded by the coding sequence ATGAGATTCAAGAGTCTGCTGGTTAGGCTGCTGATCGGGACGTTCGTGCTGACCGCGCTGCTGCTGTTGGGGTTGCTGGCGCTCGCCAGTGCGAACACCGAGTTCTTCGACCGCTATTATTCGTGGCTGTACACGGCGAACTTCGTCGTCGCGCTGATCTTCATGCTGATCGTCGGTGGATTGGTGTGGATCATCGTCAGCCGGCTCAGGCAGGGGCGTTTCGGCACGCGGCTGCTCGCCAAGCTGGCAGTATTCTTCGCGCTCGTCGGTGTGCTGCCGGGCGGTATCATCTACCTGGTGTCGTTGCAGTTTGTGTCGCGCAGCATCGAATCGTGGTTCGACGTCAATATCGAGACGGCGCTGACCTCCGGATTGAACCTCGGGCGCGGCATGCTCGATGCGTCATTGTCGGACCTACAGAATAAAGGCCGGCTGATGGCAGACCAGCTTGCCAATACCGATCCGTCCAATATGACGCTGACGTTGCTGCGGCTGCGCGACCAGTTCGGCGTGCATGATGCGACGATTGTCGAGCCGGCGCGTAGCGTGTCCGGTGCGACCGGCGAGATGCGCGTCATCGCGCAGGCGTCGTCCAATTTTGCGGCGCTTTTGCCAGATGACCTGCCCACGCCGCTGGTACTCGGCCAGGCGCGCGAGCGTGGCTATGCGGCCGTGGAGGGCGAGATCGACAACAGCGGCGCGGGTGCGCATACCGCCGCCAAGGACGTGCTGCGGCTGCGCGTGGTAGTCCGTATCCCGAGCACGGACACGAGCGCGCTGCAACCGAGCGAGCGCTTTTTGCAGCTCGCGCAGCCGGTGCCGTCGTCGCTGGCGCACAATGCCGACGCAGTGCAGCGTGCGTACCGCGAATACCAGGAGAAGGCGCTCGGCAGGACCGGCCTGCGCAAGATGTATATCGGTACGCTGACGCTTGCTTTGTTTCTCGCGACATTTACCGCGATGATGCTGGCGCTGGCGTTGGGCAACCAGTTGGCGCGTCCGCTGTTTCTGCTGGCTCAGGGCACCAAGGAGGTAGCGCGCGGGGATTACACGCCCAAGCGCGAAATCAAGACGAACGACGAACTGGGCTTCCTGACTCAATCGTTCAATGCAATGACGCGCCAGCTCTCCGATGCGCGCGCCGCGGTCGAGCGCAACCAGATCGAGCTCGAGCATTCGAAGGCTTATCTGGAAAGTATCCTCGCGAACCTGACGGCGGGGGTGTTCGTATTCGATCATCAGTTCCGACTAACCACGGCGAATCGCGGCGCGGAGCGGATTTTCCGGCAACCTTTTGACGCCTTGCTTGGCGTGCCCCTGGAGCAGATCACCGTGTTGGCCGCGTTCGGCGCGATGATCCGCAAGGCGTTTGCCGAACGTGATGCGGCGCGCTCCCCTGAGCAAGGCCTGCCGCCCGACACCGGACATTGGCAACAGCAGATCGCGATCGAGGTATCCGGTGAAAGCGACCCGCTGACACTGCTCGTGCGCGGCAGCCGCCTTGCGCAACCTGGCCTGGCTCATGCGCCGCAGATGGGCGCCGCGGGCTATGTGGTGGTGTTTGACGATATTTCTGACTTGATCTCGGCGCAGCGCTCGATTGCGTGGGGCGAAGTCGCCCGGCGGCTCGCGCACGAGATCAAGAATCCGCTCACGCCGATCCAGTTGTCGGCCGAGCGGCTGCAAATGAAGCTCGGCGACAAGCTCGCGCCGGAAGATGCGGGCTTTTTGAAGCGCAGTGCGACGACGATCGTCAACCAGGTTGCCGCCATGAAGCGCATGGTCGACGATTTCCGCGAATACGCGCGCACGCCTCCGGCGGTGCTCGTGAACTTACAATTGAACGAGTTGGTCACCGAAGTGTTGACGCTGTATGGGATCGAGGACGGCAAGGGCCCGTTGAAGGTGGCGCTGTCGGCATTACCGGTGATCAAGGGCGATCCGACGCAGCTGCGGCAGGTCGTGCACAACCTGTTGCAGAACGCGCTGGATGCGGTCGCGGACGTTCCGAGCCCGCATATCCTGCTCGAGACTAGGACAGTAGAATACGGCGAGCCCGATGCGCAAGGGCAATCGCGCGTCGCGGTCCGGCTTGCAGTATCGGACAATGGTCCGGGCTTTCCCGCGCGCATCCTGGCACGCGCGTTCGAGCCCTATGTCACGACCAAAGCTAAAGGGACAGGTCTCGGGCTTGCTACGGTGAAGAAAATCATCGACGAGCATGGTGCGCGTATCGACATCCGCAACCGCACGAAGCCGGGAGAACGGGGCGTGGCTGGCGCGCAGATATCGATTTTGTTCCTGCAGTTGGCCGACGGCGTCGATGCACCGGACCCTTTAGGCGACACGCGCACGCCGCAATCCGCTGCAGCGGCGAAGGACACGGCGCATACAAAAGCAATAGCGGCAACAGCGCAGACAAAGGTAGCGTAA
- a CDS encoding DUF4390 domain-containing protein, protein MTQSRFFSSRLVAVFGLVLAVWFATFASGSRADTCSVQRASLQADGNGWSLDARFDFQLNSSLEDAVNRGIPLYFTTEFQLSRARWYWFDEQPVSVSQSLRLSFQPLTREYRVSTGGLQLGFPTLEDALAVIRHVTSWHVIDRSQVKPDETYTASVRMQLDTALMPKPFQIDAVNNRDWNLASDWKRFTFTAGEHGK, encoded by the coding sequence GTGACCCAATCACGCTTTTTCTCGTCACGGCTCGTTGCCGTTTTCGGTCTGGTGCTGGCGGTCTGGTTCGCGACATTCGCATCGGGCTCGCGTGCGGACACGTGTTCGGTGCAGCGGGCGTCGTTACAGGCCGACGGCAACGGTTGGAGCCTGGACGCGCGGTTCGACTTCCAACTCAACAGCAGTCTGGAAGACGCTGTCAACCGGGGCATCCCACTGTATTTCACGACGGAGTTCCAGTTGAGTCGCGCGCGCTGGTATTGGTTCGATGAGCAGCCGGTCAGCGTGTCGCAAAGTCTGAGGCTGTCGTTCCAGCCGCTCACGCGCGAGTATCGCGTGTCCACCGGCGGGTTGCAACTGGGCTTTCCGACATTGGAGGACGCGTTGGCGGTGATTCGCCATGTCACATCGTGGCATGTAATCGACCGCTCGCAGGTCAAGCCCGACGAGACCTATACGGCGTCGGTACGCATGCAGCTCGATACCGCGCTGATGCCCAAGCCGTTCCAGATCGACGCGGTCAACAATCGCGATTGGAACCTGGCCTCGGACTGGAAGCGGTTTACGTTCACGGCGGGCGAGCATGGCAAATAG